A single genomic interval of Salinarchaeum sp. IM2453 harbors:
- a CDS encoding sensor histidine kinase, protein MESIFIPPRRDSQSSPKKLRIKNSRNWNSGETASYNHVEELAQIGGWEADAKTGQQRWTDGTYRIHDLDPDGDFDPTIDDGIEFYHPDDQETIRQAVEQCISDGIPYVEESRFVTAEGQDRWVRTRGEPVRESGEITAVRGAIQDITEQKYQEQELQTAKRRLDLALQQADGGVWEWNLETDDLYWSDELLELLGLTPETFDGCTDAFEERLHPDDSERVKTAMEEAIEAGEPYRVEHRIKAEDGEYRWLDVRGQVVDDETRMVGIGIEITDRKQREQRLQRQNERLDAFASVVSHDLRNPLTLAQGRLELAKDECDSEHLVSIESALTRMNNLIQSLLTLAREGDDGIELEAVELAELSERCWQNIETADAAIRIEIDQTVQADQDRLQQLLENLIRNAIKHGGNDVTITVGELANGFYVEDDGIGIPEDEREEIFDIGYSTGEDGFGFGLNIVKQIANAHGWTIRVTDSSAGGARFEITNVETDE, encoded by the coding sequence ATCGAGAGTATATTTATCCCTCCGAGAAGGGACTCACAATCATCTCCAAAGAAATTACGGATAAAAAACAGCAGGAACTGGAACTCAGGCGAAACCGCGAGCTATAACCATGTAGAAGAACTCGCACAAATTGGAGGGTGGGAAGCAGATGCAAAAACCGGCCAGCAGCGTTGGACTGACGGAACATATCGAATCCACGATCTCGATCCGGATGGAGACTTCGATCCGACTATTGACGATGGAATCGAATTTTATCATCCCGACGATCAAGAAACCATCCGACAAGCTGTCGAGCAATGCATTTCTGACGGGATCCCCTATGTGGAAGAGTCACGCTTCGTCACCGCTGAAGGGCAAGATCGTTGGGTTCGAACACGCGGTGAACCAGTACGAGAATCCGGCGAAATAACCGCTGTTCGAGGGGCAATTCAGGATATCACAGAACAAAAGTATCAGGAACAGGAACTGCAAACGGCGAAGCGCCGATTGGATTTAGCACTCCAGCAAGCCGATGGTGGCGTTTGGGAATGGAATCTCGAAACTGATGACCTTTATTGGAGTGACGAATTGCTGGAACTGTTGGGGCTCACCCCGGAGACATTCGACGGCTGCACTGATGCCTTCGAAGAGCGATTGCATCCGGATGATAGCGAACGGGTCAAGACGGCAATGGAAGAGGCAATCGAGGCCGGTGAACCGTACAGAGTCGAACATCGAATCAAGGCCGAAGACGGTGAGTACCGCTGGTTAGATGTCCGCGGTCAGGTCGTTGACGACGAGACGCGTATGGTCGGCATCGGGATCGAAATCACCGACCGAAAGCAACGGGAACAGCGGCTGCAGCGCCAAAACGAACGTCTTGATGCGTTTGCCAGTGTGGTTTCGCATGACTTACGAAACCCGTTGACCCTTGCACAAGGACGGTTGGAACTCGCCAAAGATGAATGCGACAGCGAGCATCTCGTCTCGATTGAATCTGCGCTCACGCGGATGAACAATCTCATTCAGAGTTTGCTCACGCTGGCCCGCGAGGGGGATGATGGAATCGAGTTAGAAGCGGTTGAGCTTGCGGAATTGTCCGAACGATGCTGGCAGAACATCGAAACAGCCGATGCGGCGATTCGCATCGAGATTGATCAAACGGTCCAAGCCGATCAGGATCGCCTCCAGCAACTCCTTGAGAACCTGATCCGTAACGCGATCAAACACGGCGGTAACGACGTGACAATCACGGTCGGGGAACTGGCTAACGGGTTCTATGTAGAGGACGATGGGATCGGCATCCCTGAAGACGAACGGGAGGAGATATTCGACATCGGATATTCGACGGGGGAAGACGGGTTCGGCTTTGGACTGAATATCGTCAAACAAATAGCTAACGCACACGGCTGGACGATCCGTGTGACCGATAGCTCTGCCGGTGGGGCACGGTTCGAAATTACCAATGTCGAAACTGATGAATAG
- a CDS encoding response regulator — protein MQTKEETIRVLHVDDEPDFAEMAATFLEREDKRFDIETATSANDGLTCLAEQEFDCVVSDYDMPGQDGIAFLKTVRETYPDLPFLLFTGKGSEDIASEAISAGVTDYLQKGGTEKYTLLANRIDRAVTESRLRVSRRDMQHDPLRLIDRLSDALFALDEDWQFTYLNQATEDLFGADRKDLLNSNIWEAFPEAKETPLYEHYHEALAEGDPRTIEEPFEPWDKWYREYIYPSEKGLTIISKEITDKKQQELELRRNREL, from the coding sequence ATGCAAACAAAAGAAGAGACTATCCGTGTGCTTCATGTTGATGATGAGCCGGATTTCGCAGAGATGGCTGCTACCTTCCTCGAACGAGAAGACAAGCGGTTTGACATCGAGACGGCGACAAGTGCGAACGACGGACTGACCTGCCTTGCCGAGCAGGAATTCGATTGTGTCGTTTCAGACTACGATATGCCCGGGCAGGACGGGATCGCGTTTCTCAAAACTGTTCGCGAAACCTATCCGGATCTCCCGTTTCTTCTTTTTACCGGCAAAGGAAGCGAAGACATCGCAAGTGAAGCCATCTCTGCTGGTGTTACCGACTATCTACAAAAAGGAGGGACGGAAAAATACACTCTGTTAGCAAATCGGATCGATCGCGCCGTCACCGAAAGTCGATTGCGAGTATCTCGGCGGGATATGCAGCACGATCCGCTGAGGCTAATCGACCGTCTGTCTGATGCATTATTTGCTCTCGACGAAGATTGGCAATTTACCTATCTTAATCAGGCTACAGAAGACCTATTCGGAGCAGATCGAAAGGATTTGCTTAACAGCAATATCTGGGAAGCGTTTCCTGAAGCCAAGGAAACGCCGCTTTACGAACACTATCATGAAGCACTTGCTGAGGGGGACCCCCGAACCATCGAAGAACCATTTGAACCGTGGGACAAATGGTATCGAGAGTATATTTATCCCTCCGAGAAGGGACTCACAATCATCTCCAAAGAAATTACGGATAAAAAACAGCAGGAACTGGAACTCAGGCGAAACCGCGAGCTATAA